One Staphylococcus ratti DNA segment encodes these proteins:
- a CDS encoding cation diffusion facilitator family transporter translates to MQIEYKLSQAKKGAYLSIATYTALTILKILYGWMANSHGLTADGINNATDVVSSVAILIALYISQKPVDKNHPYGHYRAEFIASLIASFIMFAASIQVITTGVRHFYEGSFNEPSQSAIIVGLLSAVIMLSVFLYNRNLSIKVNSSALKAASYDNLSDALVSIGTVIGVLGVYAGIPMLDTIAAIIIGLLIMKTSIDIFKETAITLTDGYDEDELDQIHDIIAKIDGIYEIRDIKARSHGVMSFIDVTISVNPMLSVVESHKISDCIETELQQRLGEVETIVHIEPHHE, encoded by the coding sequence GTGCAAATAGAGTATAAACTTTCACAAGCTAAAAAAGGCGCATATTTAAGTATAGCGACCTACACAGCTTTAACAATTTTAAAAATTCTATACGGTTGGATGGCGAACAGTCATGGTCTCACAGCAGATGGTATTAACAATGCAACGGATGTCGTGAGTTCTGTAGCAATTTTAATCGCGTTATACATTTCACAAAAACCCGTTGATAAAAATCATCCGTATGGTCATTATCGTGCTGAATTTATCGCCTCTCTCATCGCCTCGTTTATTATGTTTGCGGCAAGCATTCAAGTAATCACGACTGGCGTACGACACTTTTATGAAGGCTCCTTTAATGAGCCAAGTCAATCGGCAATTATCGTTGGGCTACTTTCTGCCGTTATTATGTTGAGTGTATTCCTTTATAACAGAAATTTATCTATAAAAGTAAATAGTAGCGCATTAAAAGCAGCAAGTTATGATAACTTGTCCGATGCTTTAGTTTCAATTGGTACTGTTATCGGAGTTTTAGGTGTTTATGCGGGGATTCCTATGTTAGATACGATTGCAGCGATTATCATTGGTTTACTTATTATGAAAACTAGTATCGATATTTTCAAAGAAACAGCTATTACGCTTACAGATGGTTATGATGAAGATGAACTTGACCAAATCCATGATATTATTGCTAAAATTGATGGCATTTATGAAATTAGAGATATTAAAGCTCGGAGTCACGGCGTGATGTCATTTATAGATGTAACCATTTCTGTTAATCCGATGCTTAGTGTCGTTGAGAGTCATAAAATCTCTGACTGCATTGAAACAGAATTACAACAACGATTAGGTGAAGTTGAAACTATTGTTCACATTGAACCCCACCATGAATAA
- a CDS encoding trypsin-like serine peptidase, protein MKQKIFYIMSIILFTYAFIMPNANATEDNRKLVTDVFNEKGSLATAKYESGKGHHCTAVMLTPTVGLTAAHCNDRQFEEGNIGTLYPGESGLATEAGHITVSTFNPYSTQDIALIKGTNPTTAYAHYMQNVNTKVGTVNDSLNGKEVYSIGYPYEKSGYKQYKTEGTITNVAGNVIHSTLQSSPGQSGSGVFLKETDELVGIIVQGNLDGSIIVGITPEIRDWINTKMTS, encoded by the coding sequence ATGAAACAAAAAATATTTTACATCATGAGCATTATTCTCTTTACATACGCATTTATTATGCCAAATGCAAACGCTACAGAAGATAATCGAAAACTAGTAACTGATGTGTTTAATGAAAAAGGAAGTCTAGCGACTGCAAAATATGAAAGTGGCAAAGGACATCATTGTACAGCAGTCATGTTAACACCAACTGTAGGATTAACTGCAGCACATTGTAATGATCGTCAATTTGAAGAAGGTAATATAGGAACACTTTATCCAGGAGAATCAGGGCTAGCTACCGAAGCTGGTCATATCACCGTAAGTACATTTAATCCGTATAGCACACAAGATATTGCACTAATTAAAGGCACAAATCCAACTACTGCATACGCTCATTATATGCAGAATGTAAACACTAAAGTCGGCACTGTAAACGACAGTTTAAACGGCAAAGAAGTTTACTCAATAGGCTATCCGTATGAAAAAAGTGGTTATAAGCAATACAAAACCGAAGGCACTATCACTAATGTTGCGGGCAATGTCATACATTCAACTCTACAGTCTTCCCCTGGCCAATCGGGCTCTGGCGTATTTTTGAAAGAGACAGATGAACTAGTAGGAATCATCGTTCAAGGCAATCTTGACGGATCTATCATAGTAGGCATAACTCCTGAAATCCGTGATTGGATTAATACTAAAATGACTAGTTAG
- a CDS encoding trypsin-like serine peptidase, whose product MKMKFLLIGLMFLCTILSFTSSIHAQAAFEDGKLTPVDTSKDEKSKQTAKYAPDNSNYCSAIMITPNVGLTAKHCVGNMSKEGYVGAVYPGQSGTSTPFGYMNISSYIPDSAEDIAIIKGKDSDKSGDYKHYIQGFKTNLKAFSLEERKKLIGKKVYSYGYPSDLTGSPQVKAEGVITNYNPVTRDIDTTMPVSNGQSGAGVFLEDGNQFIGILTSGYKKNDKDYARVTVIDNRLLNWFNQNILETE is encoded by the coding sequence ATGAAAATGAAATTTTTATTAATAGGCTTAATGTTTTTGTGTACTATTTTAAGTTTTACAAGTTCAATACATGCACAAGCAGCTTTTGAAGATGGCAAACTGACGCCTGTAGATACTTCAAAAGATGAAAAAAGTAAGCAGACTGCAAAATATGCTCCAGACAATTCCAATTACTGTTCGGCTATAATGATTACACCTAATGTAGGATTAACCGCAAAACACTGCGTTGGCAATATGAGTAAAGAAGGCTACGTAGGCGCTGTATACCCAGGCCAATCTGGCACAAGCACACCCTTTGGTTATATGAATATCAGTTCTTACATTCCTGATAGTGCTGAAGATATTGCCATTATCAAGGGAAAAGACAGTGATAAAAGTGGAGATTATAAACATTACATTCAAGGGTTCAAAACGAATCTTAAAGCTTTTAGTCTTGAAGAAAGGAAAAAATTAATAGGTAAAAAAGTATACTCTTACGGATACCCTTCTGATTTAACAGGGTCTCCTCAAGTTAAAGCTGAAGGTGTAATAACAAATTACAATCCCGTAACACGTGACATTGATACGACTATGCCCGTATCAAATGGGCAGTCTGGTGCAGGTGTTTTCCTAGAAGATGGTAATCAATTTATCGGTATTTTAACGAGCGGATACAAAAAGAACGATAAAGATTATGCTAGAGTCACTGTAATAGACAACCGATTATTGAATTGGTTTAACCAAAATATTTTAGAAACGGAATAA
- a CDS encoding dicarboxylate/amino acid:cation symporter: MKFKGLTMKIVIALILGISIGSLFNFFEGSQWVTFIDKYILNVIGQIFLNLIFMLVVPVVFVSIVLGVIGVGDPKLLGGIGLKTLAFFLTTTALAITLAMCLALIVKPGAGHSDLLKSEEVTSYQKQLDSQKAGEDSPMNQTFDQTLINFFPKNAVQAMTEGNMLQIITFAIFIGIGIMMVGEKGKIVHKFFEQFNEVLMYIISMIMNVFAPIGTFGLVAHAFTGAGFGAMRQLGLYFIVVLAALFIHFFVVYGGAIKLLARKSPIEFFKGFIPAITVGFGGSSSNAALPVSMECTKRMGVRPEIASFVQPLGATINMDGTAIMQGVATIFIAQLMGADLTLLQLVTVVAIAVIASVGTAGVPGVGLIMLAMVLTAVGLNPAAIGIILGIDRLLDMTRTAVNITGDAACAVILSEHEGRKLKGNIHAE, from the coding sequence ATGAAGTTTAAAGGACTAACAATGAAGATTGTCATTGCCTTGATTCTGGGGATTTCTATTGGGTCATTATTTAACTTTTTTGAAGGCTCACAGTGGGTCACTTTTATCGATAAATATATATTAAATGTGATTGGTCAAATATTCTTAAATCTCATTTTTATGCTAGTAGTGCCTGTCGTATTTGTATCTATTGTTTTAGGTGTTATTGGGGTCGGGGATCCTAAGTTATTAGGTGGTATTGGGCTGAAAACACTTGCCTTCTTTTTAACGACGACAGCACTCGCAATTACTTTAGCAATGTGTTTAGCATTAATTGTGAAACCGGGTGCTGGCCATTCTGATTTATTAAAAAGTGAAGAAGTGACTTCTTATCAAAAACAATTAGATAGCCAAAAAGCTGGCGAAGATTCGCCAATGAATCAAACATTTGATCAAACGTTAATTAATTTCTTTCCTAAAAATGCCGTTCAAGCAATGACTGAAGGCAACATGTTGCAAATTATTACGTTTGCGATTTTCATCGGTATCGGTATTATGATGGTAGGTGAAAAAGGGAAAATTGTACATAAATTCTTCGAGCAGTTTAATGAAGTGCTCATGTACATTATCTCAATGATTATGAATGTGTTCGCACCCATTGGAACATTTGGTTTAGTTGCACATGCATTTACAGGTGCAGGATTCGGTGCGATGAGACAATTAGGGCTTTACTTTATCGTTGTATTAGCCGCGTTATTCATTCATTTCTTTGTAGTTTATGGCGGCGCAATCAAATTATTAGCAAGGAAAAGTCCAATTGAATTTTTTAAAGGCTTTATTCCAGCTATTACAGTTGGTTTTGGTGGATCAAGCTCAAATGCTGCATTACCAGTTTCGATGGAATGTACGAAGCGTATGGGCGTCCGTCCAGAAATTGCTTCCTTCGTGCAACCGCTTGGAGCGACCATTAATATGGACGGTACAGCGATTATGCAAGGTGTAGCAACGATTTTTATTGCACAATTAATGGGAGCAGATTTAACATTACTTCAATTAGTGACCGTTGTTGCAATAGCGGTAATAGCTTCTGTAGGTACTGCAGGGGTTCCAGGTGTCGGTTTAATTATGTTAGCAATGGTATTAACAGCTGTTGGTTTAAATCCAGCTGCGATTGGTATCATTTTAGGTATCGACCGTTTATTAGATATGACACGCACAGCCGTTAACATTACTGGCGATGCTGCATGTGCAGTAATTTTATCTGAACATGAAGGTAGAAAATTAAAAGGTAATATACATGCAGAATAA
- a CDS encoding tryptophanase has protein sequence MDKYIAEPFKIKVVEPIKITTLEEREKLIKEANYNLFNLNSEDCYIDLLTDSGTGAMSQLQWAHIMQADESYAGSKSYNRLIDKAQEIFGYDYIQPVHQGRAAEKVLFPVLLKKGKVAISNTFFDTTRAHVELTDARAIDCIHPSTKKIQENTKFKGNMNTEELENMIKHYQASNVGCVVMTITNNSAGGQPVSISNIQETSNICKKYNIPFVLDAARYAENAYFIKRDEPKYKDFSIPEIVKEMFSYADMFIMSAKKDGIVNIGGLLGVRTAENNAELIEQIKSQTISYEGFISYGGLSGRDLEALSVGIESSLDINYLTYRVGQLEYVAKLLDEAGIAYQSPVGGHGIFIDAKAMFPHIPYHEFPAQVLAIELYKEAGIRTCDIGSYMLGNDPDTGEQIESEFEFTRLAIPRMVYTKAHLDVVVQALININKRANKIERGYRITWEPKVLRHFQAKLEPINE, from the coding sequence ATGGATAAATACATTGCGGAACCATTCAAGATTAAAGTAGTAGAACCAATCAAAATAACAACTTTAGAAGAACGTGAAAAACTGATAAAAGAAGCGAACTACAATTTATTTAATTTGAATTCCGAAGATTGCTACATAGACTTACTGACTGATTCTGGCACAGGCGCAATGAGTCAACTCCAATGGGCACATATCATGCAAGCCGATGAATCCTATGCTGGATCTAAAAGTTATAATCGCTTAATTGATAAAGCGCAAGAAATCTTTGGTTATGATTACATACAACCGGTGCACCAAGGGCGTGCTGCCGAAAAAGTACTCTTTCCGGTTTTGCTAAAAAAAGGAAAAGTAGCCATTTCGAATACTTTCTTTGATACGACACGTGCTCATGTAGAATTAACGGATGCACGCGCCATTGATTGTATTCACCCTTCAACAAAGAAAATCCAAGAAAATACAAAGTTTAAAGGTAACATGAATACCGAAGAGTTAGAAAATATGATTAAACATTATCAAGCTTCTAATGTAGGATGTGTCGTTATGACAATCACGAATAACTCTGCGGGAGGTCAACCGGTTTCTATTAGCAATATCCAAGAAACGTCTAATATATGTAAAAAGTATAATATCCCATTCGTGTTAGATGCTGCGCGTTACGCTGAAAACGCTTACTTTATCAAACGTGATGAACCCAAATATAAAGATTTTTCTATTCCTGAAATTGTTAAAGAAATGTTTAGTTATGCAGATATGTTTATTATGTCTGCGAAGAAAGATGGCATTGTGAATATAGGGGGACTCTTAGGAGTTAGAACCGCTGAAAATAATGCAGAATTAATAGAACAAATAAAGTCTCAAACGATAAGCTATGAAGGTTTTATTTCTTATGGTGGATTGTCTGGTCGTGATTTAGAAGCGCTCAGCGTAGGTATAGAGTCTTCTTTAGATATTAATTACTTAACTTATCGTGTCGGACAATTAGAATATGTAGCTAAACTACTAGACGAAGCTGGCATTGCTTACCAAAGTCCTGTTGGGGGTCATGGCATTTTCATAGATGCTAAAGCGATGTTTCCACATATTCCATATCATGAATTTCCAGCTCAAGTGCTAGCGATTGAATTGTATAAAGAAGCGGGAATCAGAACTTGTGATATAGGCTCTTATATGCTAGGTAACGATCCTGACACAGGAGAACAAATCGAATCAGAATTTGAATTTACGCGTCTTGCTATCCCACGTATGGTATATACGAAAGCCCATCTTGATGTTGTTGTTCAAGCGCTTATTAATATAAACAAGCGCGCTAATAAAATAGAGCGTGGTTACCGTATTACGTGGGAACCAAAAGTATTGAGACATTTCCAAGCTAAACTAGAACCAATCAATGAATAG
- a CDS encoding DUF6007 family protein, giving the protein MTSPQHDDFDKVFKEIGWYDLILLIPSALLVAYLPDDFPGAIVINLLIVIFWSIGLITTVHWCIQKYKERKSKR; this is encoded by the coding sequence ATGACAAGCCCTCAACATGATGACTTTGACAAAGTGTTCAAGGAAATAGGTTGGTACGATTTAATTTTATTAATCCCGTCAGCTTTGCTCGTAGCATATTTACCGGATGATTTCCCCGGGGCTATTGTAATCAATTTATTGATAGTCATATTTTGGAGCATTGGTTTAATCACGACAGTACACTGGTGCATTCAAAAATATAAAGAGAGAAAGTCTAAGCGTTAA
- the xdrA gene encoding XRE family transcriptional regulator XdrA, with protein MDRQSFTDLIQMKFKMVRIEAGYTQDTMAQTIGLSKKTLVQIEKERVLPNWTTCVSICSLFRDSEVLNSTFGCDPLEMVQTISRGQSAYPNYSTISDIYWDTIDTKGGFILQSNKVSELYRILDTEKQPVFGTPKLREAETYFQRNVKENLIRA; from the coding sequence ATGGATAGACAAAGTTTTACTGATTTAATTCAAATGAAGTTCAAAATGGTTCGTATTGAAGCGGGATATACGCAAGATACAATGGCGCAAACAATAGGTTTATCAAAGAAAACATTAGTACAAATTGAAAAAGAACGTGTTTTACCGAATTGGACAACATGTGTGTCAATTTGTTCATTATTCAGAGACTCAGAAGTACTAAATAGTACATTTGGGTGTGATCCGTTAGAAATGGTTCAAACGATTTCTCGTGGACAATCTGCTTACCCTAATTATTCAACAATTAGTGACATTTATTGGGATACGATCGATACAAAAGGTGGATTTATCCTTCAAAGTAACAAAGTCAGTGAACTGTACCGTATATTAGATACTGAAAAACAACCTGTTTTCGGGACACCAAAATTAAGAGAAGCAGAGACATATTTCCAACGTAATGTGAAAGAGAATCTTATTCGCGCATAA
- a CDS encoding DUF445 domain-containing protein codes for MKILLVVIFMTIIGAVIGGVTNMIAVKMLFHPFKPYYIFGKRVPFTPGLVPKRRAEIATKIGQVVEEHLLTEALIREKLASHEVHTSIYHTVQHQIDALKGDHVTLQTLVEPFDIDLAKRGAPWLSGFLDERLEQKYNEVQTEKVAKVLPQALIEAMDKKVSDVDSLLLERAKVYIASDKGYQDMYEMIESFFTEKSRIFSALQMFMTKDAIVERIQVELLRLADHPKAQRILKAQIEAEYERFKSLPINEVMSAEQFAKSKPQFVEGLVRQVDIQKHVHQPLNRLVPQLLDYLSNEGATKITNTIIDLLAQRLSLILKKINIANLVKEQIDRFDLDYIERLIFEIANKELKLIMLLGFILGGIIGFFQGLIAIFV; via the coding sequence ATGAAAATCTTGCTTGTAGTCATTTTTATGACGATAATCGGAGCAGTGATTGGCGGCGTCACAAATATGATTGCTGTAAAGATGTTATTCCATCCGTTTAAACCTTATTATATCTTTGGTAAACGTGTCCCTTTTACACCTGGATTAGTCCCTAAACGTAGAGCTGAAATTGCTACGAAAATAGGGCAAGTGGTTGAAGAACATTTATTAACAGAAGCTTTAATTAGAGAAAAATTAGCAAGTCATGAAGTGCACACATCTATTTATCATACTGTTCAACATCAAATTGATGCGTTAAAAGGTGACCATGTCACACTTCAAACGTTAGTTGAACCTTTTGACATAGATTTAGCGAAGCGAGGAGCGCCTTGGTTAAGCGGCTTTCTAGATGAACGGCTCGAACAAAAATATAATGAAGTACAAACAGAAAAAGTAGCAAAGGTACTGCCTCAAGCGCTCATTGAAGCGATGGATAAAAAAGTTAGTGACGTTGATTCGCTTTTGTTAGAAAGAGCTAAAGTTTATATCGCCTCAGATAAAGGTTATCAAGATATGTATGAAATGATTGAATCCTTTTTCACTGAAAAAAGTCGCATCTTTTCAGCATTACAAATGTTTATGACGAAAGATGCGATTGTTGAGCGTATTCAAGTTGAATTGTTGCGCTTAGCAGATCATCCTAAAGCACAACGCATTTTAAAAGCACAAATTGAAGCAGAATATGAACGTTTTAAATCATTACCTATAAATGAAGTTATGTCTGCTGAGCAATTTGCTAAAAGTAAGCCTCAATTTGTAGAGGGGTTAGTGCGACAAGTTGATATTCAAAAGCACGTGCATCAACCGTTAAATCGTCTAGTACCACAGTTGCTAGACTATCTTTCAAATGAAGGTGCAACTAAAATTACAAATACAATTATTGACCTGTTAGCACAACGTTTATCGTTGATTTTAAAGAAAATCAATATTGCCAATTTAGTTAAAGAACAGATTGATCGTTTTGATCTTGATTACATTGAAAGATTAATTTTCGAAATTGCTAACAAAGAACTAAAACTTATTATGCTTTTAGGGTTTATTTTGGGAGGAATCATTGGATTTTTCCAAGGTTTGATTGCAATTTTTGTATAA
- a CDS encoding YlbF/YmcA family competence regulator: MAVNLYDHANKLEQALRESDEYKAIQNAYAKVNENENSKKLFDEFRETQLSFQQKQMQGEEISEEDLQKAQEQAQQIEQDENISELMAAEQKMSQVFQEINQIIVKPLDEIYAD, encoded by the coding sequence ATGGCTGTAAATTTATATGATCACGCAAACAAATTAGAACAAGCATTACGTGAAAGTGATGAATACAAAGCAATTCAAAACGCATATGCTAAAGTAAACGAAAATGAAAACTCTAAAAAATTATTTGATGAGTTCCGTGAAACACAATTAAGTTTCCAACAAAAACAAATGCAAGGTGAAGAAATCTCTGAAGAAGATTTACAAAAAGCGCAAGAACAAGCGCAACAAATTGAACAAGACGAAAATATTTCTGAATTAATGGCTGCAGAACAAAAAATGAGCCAAGTATTCCAAGAAATCAACCAAATCATCGTAAAACCTTTAGACGAAATTTACGCTGACTAA
- a CDS encoding metallophosphoesterase family protein yields MVKFLHCADLHLDSPFASKQYLSPNILKDVENSAYESFKKIVDLALREEVDFMIIIGDLFDSENRTLKSEVFLKQQFERLNKEQIFVYIVHGNHDPLSDSLVSEWPQNVTVFSNQVETYQTITKNGENVHLHGFSYQHNESYENKIDEYPTSESHSIVNIGLLHGTYSKSGVSERYTEFRLEDLNAKLYHYWALGHIHKRQQLNDLPQIHYAGNIQGRHFNEQGEKGCLIAEGDHVELHTRFVPTQFIRFESANIETDQIDQHHLYEMIQAFKDSVRPQGRAFYRLRLDVHGDERIDPQTLVQLNEMITEYEENEQHFVLIDELTVNYVDIEKTSIMKEFSQEMLSQDALFERALSDLYMNPKTSRYLNKFTDLDRKALIARAEEIIDAELKGGN; encoded by the coding sequence ATGGTTAAATTTTTGCATTGCGCAGATTTACATTTAGATAGTCCATTTGCCTCCAAGCAATATTTAAGTCCTAATATTCTTAAAGATGTTGAAAATAGTGCATATGAAAGTTTTAAAAAGATTGTTGATTTAGCTTTACGTGAAGAAGTAGATTTCATGATTATTATTGGTGATTTATTTGATTCTGAAAACCGTACACTAAAGTCAGAAGTATTTTTAAAGCAACAATTCGAGAGACTGAACAAAGAACAAATTTTTGTTTATATTGTTCATGGCAATCACGACCCACTTTCAGACAGTTTAGTGTCGGAATGGCCTCAAAATGTCACTGTTTTTTCTAATCAAGTAGAAACGTATCAAACCATTACTAAAAATGGAGAAAATGTTCATTTGCATGGTTTTAGTTATCAACATAATGAAAGTTATGAAAATAAAATTGATGAGTATCCAACAAGTGAAAGTCATTCGATTGTTAATATTGGCTTACTCCACGGCACTTACAGTAAATCTGGTGTTTCTGAGCGCTATACAGAGTTTCGTTTAGAGGATTTAAATGCCAAGTTGTATCATTATTGGGCATTAGGTCATATTCATAAACGCCAACAGTTAAATGATTTACCTCAAATCCATTATGCTGGCAACATACAGGGACGTCATTTTAATGAACAAGGCGAAAAAGGATGTTTAATTGCTGAAGGGGATCATGTTGAACTACATACACGCTTTGTACCTACGCAGTTTATTCGCTTTGAATCAGCAAATATTGAAACAGATCAAATCGATCAGCATCATCTCTATGAAATGATACAAGCATTTAAAGATAGTGTTAGACCACAAGGTAGAGCATTTTATCGTTTGCGTCTTGATGTCCATGGGGATGAACGTATAGATCCACAAACATTAGTACAATTGAATGAAATGATTACGGAATATGAAGAAAATGAACAACATTTTGTACTCATTGATGAGTTAACGGTTAACTATGTAGATATTGAGAAAACATCTATTATGAAAGAATTTTCTCAAGAAATGTTATCCCAAGATGCGTTGTTTGAACGTGCTTTAAGCGATTTATATATGAATCCTAAGACCTCTCGCTATCTTAACAAATTTACGGATTTAGATCGTAAAGCACTTATCGCGCGTGCAGAAGAAATTATTGACGCAGAATTAAAGGGGGGCAACTAA